The DNA sequence CGCCGCTGTCGATCGCCATCGCGATGAGCCCCACGCTGCTCAACAGCACCGAGATGGCGATGCCGTCGGTCACCTACGGCTTCGTCATGTTCTTCACGGCCTTGGTCTTCGGCCTGGTCGTGGCCCGCCGCGTGCCCGCGCCGACCGCCGACCGGGCGGTCACGCCGAGCGGGACGTGACCGTTCCCGGTCGGAGTCCCCGGCCCGCACCGGGTCCGCGCACCTCGCGGTCCGGTGCGGGCGTCACGGGTGTCACAGCCCGTGGCGGCGGTCGCCCGCGACCAGCTCGGCGACCCTGGCCTCCGACTCGGCGGAGAACGGGCCGCGGTAGGCGGCCACCGCCAGGCGGGTCTCCTCCGCGATCAGGTCGGCGTTGATCTGCGCGCCGGCCGTGGCCCCCGCCGCGGCGGACGTGCCGACCTGCGCGGACAGGTCCGTGACGTTGCCCGCGGCCCACACGCCGGGCACGTCGGTGCGGCCCGTCGGGTCGGCGGCGACGTGCTCGCCCATCCCGGACGGGTGCGGCACGGGGCGCAGGCCCAGCGCGGCCAGGAACCCGGCGCGGGCCACCATGCGCGGGGCGACCGCCACCACCTCGCGGCCCACCGTGCGGCCGTCGACCAGCCGCACGCCGACGATGCGGTCACCGGCGACGTCGAGGGACGCCACCTCGCCCGCCACCACGTCGACACCGCGCGCGGCGAGCTGCTCGGCCTGCTCGCCGGTCGGCGGGTGGGTGTGGGAGAAGAGCGTGACGTCGGCGCTGAGCTGTCGGAACAGCAACGCCTGGTGCGTGGCCATCGGTCCGGTGGCGAGCACACCGATCGCCCGGTCGCGGACCTCCCAGCCGTGGCAGTACGGGCAGTGCACCACGTCGCGGCCCCACCGCTCGCGCAGCCCCGGCACGTCCGGCAGCTCGTCCACCAGGCCCGTGGTCACCAGCAGCCGGCGGGCGCGGACCGCGCGGCCGTCGGCCAGCGCCACGACGAACCCGTCGCCCTCCCGCGTCACGGCGTCGACCTCGCCGGTCACCACGTGGCCCCCGTAGCGGCGCACCTCGGCCCGGCCCCGTTCCACCAGTTCGGCGGGCGGCATCCCGTCCCGGGCGAGCAGCCCGTGCACGCCGTCGGCCGGCGCGTTGCGCGGCGACCCGGCGTCGACCACGACCACCGACCGCCTGGACCGCGCGAGCATCAGCGCGCCGTTCAACCCCGCGGCACCGCCGCCGACCACCACCACGTCATAGCTGTCCGCCAGCTGAAAGGTCATCACGACCACCTCCGCCACCACCATGCGCGGAGAGCGGACGGATCGGCAAACGTTGTTGCCGATCCGGCAACGAAGAGGGCCGGCCCCCGGCTCCCACCGAGCCGGCCCCGGTCAGCGGCTCAGAAGGCCACCGTGGCGCAGCCGACCCGCGGCCCCGCGGTGCCCGCCTTGCCCGGCTCGGTGGCCGTGCGCTGGGCGTGGATCACGACCGACCCCGCCCGGCGGTCGGCGAACCGCCAGGGCACGACCGCGCCGACCACGGCGCGGCCCCGGTCGTCGGTGGTGAAGTCGAGCCAGATCTCGTTCTCGGGGTTGGCGTAGGCCGGGTCCACCGATGGTTGGTCCGGGTCGACCACGTGCTGGTGGTGCGCGCCCGCGTCGGTGGGGGCCGCGCCGCACGGCCGCTGGTGGGCGTGGGCGCCGTAGGTGCGGTTCGGGACCAGGCCGTAGACGCTGAGCAGGGTCTTCGTCGAACGGCGCACCGGGGTGGCCACGACCATCACGGCCGCGCCCGGCGCGATCAGCGCCGCGTCGTAGGTGTAGGCCGTCGTCCCGATGTCGGGGGTGGCGGTGTCGGGGGTGGCGAAGCGGGCCACCGTCACCGCGACGCCGGAGCCTCGCGGAGCGTCCGCGGCGGCCGCCGGCGGTACCGCCGCCGCGACCAGCCCGCCGATGACCAGGGGAACCAGACGTTTCACACTTCTGCCTTTCGCGTGGACAAGGCGGCGGCCCACTCGAAGCTAGCACCGACCGCCCGCGCGGTGGCGGCAGTCGCCTAATTCGCACGCGGGCACCGGCTCTTCTCGTCCACACTGGACGCGTGCTGCTCACCCTGACCACGACCCACCACCCGGCCACCGACCTCAGCCACCTCCTGCACAAACATCCCGACCGGGCCCAGTCGTTCACCACCTCGTCGGGGACCGCGCACGTCTTCTACCCACGCGCGGACGACGAGGAGTGCACGGTCGCGCTGCTGCTGGAGGTCGACCCGATCGCCCTGGTGCGCGGTCCCGGCAGCACGCTCACCCAGTACGTCAACGACCGCCCGTACGTCGCCGGCTCGTTGTTGACCGTCGCGCTCGGCTCGGTGTTCCGCACCGCGATGAACGGCCGCAGCGAGAGCCGCAAGGAGGTGGCCGCCACCCCGATCCCGCTGACCGTGCGCGTCCCCGTCCTGCCGCACCGCCTGGTGGAACGGCTGTTCACGCCGCTGGGCTGGACCGCGGACATCACCCCGCTCCCACTCGATGACGGTGGCGACGGGGGCGACGACTCGCGCTACGCCGACGTCACGCTCACCGGCACGCACACGCTCTCCGCAGCCCTGAAGCACCTGTACGTGCTGCTGCCCGTCCTCGACGGCGACAAGCACTACTGGGTCTCCGAGGACGAGGTGGACAAGCTGCTGCGCGCGGGGGAGGGGTGGCTCGGCACTCACCCGGACCGCGAGCTGATCACCACCCGCTACCTGATGCGCCGCCGTCCGCTGGTGCAGTCCGCGCTGGCCCGCCTGGCCGACGTGGAGGAGGTCGAACCGGAGGAGCTGGACAACGCGCTCGTCGAGCCGAAGGTCTCCCTCGCCGTGCAGCGGCGTGACGCGGTCCTCGAGCAGCTCGGGCGGGCCGGCGCGCGGTCCGTGCTGGACCTGGGCTGCGGTGGCGGCGCGTTGCTGCGCGCCCTGCTGGAGAACCCCGACTTCACCCGCGTCCAGGGCGTGGACGTGTCCGCGAGCGCCCTGGCCACCGCCGCGCGCAGGCTGCACGTGGACAAGATGTCGGACCGGCAGCGCGCCCGCCTCACGCTGCGCCAGTCGTCGCTGACCTACGCCGACCCGGACCTGAAGGGCTACGACGCCGCCGTGCTGATGGAAGTGGTGGAGCACCTGGACCCGGACCGGCTGCCCGCGCTGGAGCACTCGGTGTTCGCCGTCGCCCGCCCGCGCACCGTCCTGGTCACCACG is a window from the Saccharothrix saharensis genome containing:
- a CDS encoding 3' terminal RNA ribose 2'-O-methyltransferase Hen1; translated protein: MLLTLTTTHHPATDLSHLLHKHPDRAQSFTTSSGTAHVFYPRADDEECTVALLLEVDPIALVRGPGSTLTQYVNDRPYVAGSLLTVALGSVFRTAMNGRSESRKEVAATPIPLTVRVPVLPHRLVERLFTPLGWTADITPLPLDDGGDGGDDSRYADVTLTGTHTLSAALKHLYVLLPVLDGDKHYWVSEDEVDKLLRAGEGWLGTHPDRELITTRYLMRRRPLVQSALARLADVEEVEPEELDNALVEPKVSLAVQRRDAVLEQLGRAGARSVLDLGCGGGALLRALLENPDFTRVQGVDVSASALATAARRLHVDKMSDRQRARLTLRQSSLTYADPDLKGYDAAVLMEVVEHLDPDRLPALEHSVFAVARPRTVLVTTPNVEYNALFETLPEGRHRHSDHRFEWTRAEFEDWTHGVARRRGYAVRHLPIGPVDAERGAPTQLAVFTLGED
- a CDS encoding superoxide dismutase, whose protein sequence is MKRLVPLVIGGLVAAAVPPAAAADAPRGSGVAVTVARFATPDTATPDIGTTAYTYDAALIAPGAAVMVVATPVRRSTKTLLSVYGLVPNRTYGAHAHQRPCGAAPTDAGAHHQHVVDPDQPSVDPAYANPENEIWLDFTTDDRGRAVVGAVVPWRFADRRAGSVVIHAQRTATEPGKAGTAGPRVGCATVAF
- a CDS encoding NAD(P)/FAD-dependent oxidoreductase gives rise to the protein MTFQLADSYDVVVVGGGAAGLNGALMLARSRRSVVVVDAGSPRNAPADGVHGLLARDGMPPAELVERGRAEVRRYGGHVVTGEVDAVTREGDGFVVALADGRAVRARRLLVTTGLVDELPDVPGLRERWGRDVVHCPYCHGWEVRDRAIGVLATGPMATHQALLFRQLSADVTLFSHTHPPTGEQAEQLAARGVDVVAGEVASLDVAGDRIVGVRLVDGRTVGREVVAVAPRMVARAGFLAALGLRPVPHPSGMGEHVAADPTGRTDVPGVWAAGNVTDLSAQVGTSAAAGATAGAQINADLIAEETRLAVAAYRGPFSAESEARVAELVAGDRRHGL